The Leptospira andrefontaineae genome has a segment encoding these proteins:
- a CDS encoding cyclic nucleotide-binding domain-containing protein codes for MNKINIQAGQIIFREGELNNSMYIITSGTVEIFFTHKNSATRLALMKKGDFFGEMALFRAKPRTATARAVMDTEMVAVESKQQLERYLLANPEFAAKMVRILADRLANTNELLISKLNEITTKEIEYQIGET; via the coding sequence ATGAATAAAATTAATATCCAGGCCGGACAAATTATTTTCAGAGAAGGTGAGTTGAATAACTCGATGTATATCATCACCTCTGGGACAGTTGAAATATTTTTTACTCATAAAAACTCAGCCACTCGTTTGGCTTTGATGAAGAAGGGAGATTTTTTCGGTGAGATGGCTTTGTTCAGGGCTAAACCTAGAACTGCTACTGCAAGAGCAGTGATGGACACCGAAATGGTCGCGGTGGAATCCAAACAACAATTGGAAAGATATCTACTCGCGAACCCGGAATTTGCCGCTAAGATGGTGAGGATTTTAGCGGATCGTTTGGCGAATACGAACGAACTATTGATCTCTAAATTGAATGAAATTACTACGAAAGAGATCGAATATCAGATAGGGGAAACCTGA
- a CDS encoding GGDEF domain-containing protein, with protein sequence MRNLQEELKEKEEEIQKLKELLELYERVSKLGEVELLTAEQTLNAQETTANLARNELIEMRDRFKGLGQVNSERKTAILEIVNDKEAPLPSLANKFEEMGKKDDYFYSDFFRIIANLDLPESEARSLWKEIYAHAEGLSKQLGRSMNFVVALLDYIYLKNRLIENPKIVDIYSFEEIILNAVIDEGTGIYNRRYFNLVLNKEITRSKRYKRSFCLFLFDLDNFKKINDTKGHSFGDDILKLVAGTLMYAFRTEDISCRVGGEEFAVILPETGKENAKVAIERFRTYLRNSSKNDFGIEVTVSGGVAEYPTDADESNRLYSLTDAKLYEAKAAGKDRITYT encoded by the coding sequence ATGCGAAATCTACAAGAAGAACTAAAAGAAAAAGAAGAGGAAATCCAAAAACTCAAGGAACTATTGGAGCTATATGAAAGAGTTTCTAAGCTGGGAGAAGTAGAATTACTCACGGCTGAACAAACCCTTAACGCCCAGGAAACCACAGCAAATCTAGCCAGAAATGAACTCATAGAAATGAGAGACAGGTTCAAGGGACTAGGTCAGGTAAATTCCGAGAGAAAAACCGCAATCTTAGAGATAGTAAACGATAAAGAAGCGCCCCTTCCCAGCCTCGCAAACAAATTCGAAGAGATGGGAAAGAAGGACGATTACTTCTATTCCGACTTTTTCAGAATTATCGCAAATCTGGATCTGCCCGAATCCGAAGCAAGGTCTCTCTGGAAAGAGATCTACGCTCACGCAGAAGGTCTAAGTAAACAATTGGGCAGAAGTATGAACTTCGTTGTTGCCCTCCTCGATTATATTTATTTAAAGAACCGTTTAATCGAAAATCCAAAGATCGTGGATATCTATTCCTTCGAAGAGATCATCCTTAACGCAGTCATAGATGAAGGAACAGGGATCTATAATAGAAGATATTTCAATCTGGTCCTAAACAAAGAGATCACCAGAAGTAAAAGATATAAAAGAAGTTTCTGCTTATTCTTATTCGATCTGGACAATTTTAAGAAAATCAACGATACCAAGGGACATTCCTTCGGGGACGATATTCTAAAACTGGTAGCAGGAACCCTGATGTATGCATTCCGCACCGAGGACATCAGTTGCAGGGTTGGAGGGGAAGAATTCGCAGTCATTCTTCCTGAAACCGGCAAAGAAAACGCTAAGGTAGCTATCGAAAGATTCAGGACTTATTTAAGAAATTCTTCCAAAAACGATTTCGGGATAGAAGTTACTGTATCCGGCGGAGTAGCGGAATATCCAACGGACGCTGACGAAAGTAACAGGTTATATTCGCTTACGGACGCAAAACTTTATGAAGCAAAAGCGGCCGGTAAAGACCGCATTACGTATACCTGA
- a CDS encoding AAA family ATPase, translating into MIENLFITSEELLQNYSINGIGRLNIITGKNNSGKSTLLNILRSHEKAAILASCDIRFLEKISAIIRKKFQETEVVPVKNFDFELKKFFSQTSFISNEKLQTQLFSLITQLGERNPDEIFIFDPSIEPLSQIIQREIFTMPKSILIPAKRNSPTESPLNLYEIDRTGNAQNILNILFKLKNSANDPEDSAYYQSIRKNFQEITEGFEFEVSISERNVIKLFFKRDGNYKAAENFGLGLQDILCILTFTLEPSTQLVLIEEPENHLNSGVQKNLLKYFRQSTNKQFIITTHSGVFLNPLFVDKILLTKYDAKKIEIIDSTSKAEALYELGYELSDNIHTDMLILVEGPNDRPIIESLLFNIPDAIGKNIKCLPIGGDNMLHFDFSALQGSAVKICAIIDLDPGSKKIRDKFIKECEDRNIYVHRLERYSIENYIPLQIYREIFKSQISSEITEIDPLKSVESQFGFSVKKNLSKISKLLAIQDIQNTDLHNFLKKVLEIYQAEISLPH; encoded by the coding sequence ATGATAGAAAACTTATTCATTACAAGCGAAGAGCTTTTGCAAAACTATTCTATCAATGGGATAGGACGTTTAAACATTATCACTGGAAAGAATAATAGTGGAAAAAGCACATTATTAAATATCTTACGGTCTCATGAAAAAGCCGCAATCCTTGCAAGCTGCGACATTCGTTTTCTGGAAAAAATCTCCGCAATAATTCGAAAGAAATTCCAGGAAACAGAAGTAGTTCCGGTAAAGAATTTCGATTTCGAATTAAAAAAATTCTTTAGTCAAACCAGCTTCATTTCAAACGAAAAGCTACAAACACAGCTATTTTCCCTAATTACACAATTAGGGGAAAGGAATCCTGATGAAATATTCATCTTCGATCCCTCGATAGAACCCTTAAGTCAAATTATTCAACGTGAAATCTTCACAATGCCCAAATCTATCTTAATTCCTGCAAAAAGAAATTCTCCCACAGAATCCCCACTAAATTTATACGAAATTGATAGAACGGGAAATGCTCAGAACATCCTAAACATATTATTTAAATTAAAAAATTCTGCGAATGACCCTGAAGATAGTGCTTATTATCAAAGTATTCGAAAAAACTTCCAAGAAATAACAGAAGGTTTTGAATTCGAAGTCAGCATCAGTGAAAGAAATGTAATCAAATTATTCTTCAAAAGGGACGGAAATTATAAAGCTGCAGAAAATTTCGGATTAGGCCTTCAAGACATTCTTTGTATACTTACTTTCACCCTTGAGCCAAGCACACAATTGGTATTAATTGAAGAGCCTGAGAATCATTTAAATTCCGGCGTTCAGAAAAATCTTCTAAAATATTTTCGCCAATCGACTAATAAGCAATTCATCATCACAACTCATTCAGGCGTTTTTTTAAACCCCTTATTCGTGGATAAGATCCTTTTAACGAAATACGATGCAAAGAAAATAGAAATTATCGATTCTACAAGTAAAGCAGAGGCCTTATACGAATTAGGATATGAACTTTCGGACAATATTCATACAGATATGCTAATCCTAGTAGAAGGCCCTAACGACAGGCCCATTATCGAATCATTATTATTCAATATACCTGACGCGATAGGCAAAAATATCAAATGTCTCCCCATAGGAGGAGACAACATGCTTCACTTCGATTTTTCGGCCCTCCAAGGATCCGCCGTTAAAATATGTGCCATTATAGATCTTGACCCTGGTAGCAAAAAAATTCGAGATAAATTTATTAAAGAATGTGAAGACAGAAATATCTACGTCCACAGATTAGAAAGATACTCAATTGAAAATTATATCCCACTTCAAATCTATAGAGAAATTTTTAAATCTCAAATTTCTTCAGAAATTACTGAAATCGATCCATTGAAAAGTGTCGAAAGTCAGTTTGGTTTTTCTGTAAAAAAGAATCTTTCAAAAATATCAAAGCTTCTCGCAATTCAAGACATTCAAAACACGGATTTACATAACTTTTTAAAGAAAGTTTTAGAAATATACCAAGCAGAAATATCTTTGCCGCATTAA
- a CDS encoding ParA family protein produces the protein MKAKVLSVEEVLSEYVLSSEDEFLEKAEKWSLPKDNKGKYKTDVLDKYFSKKMKHSYESVIIAVSNQKGGEGKTTVSICLAEALAKAGKKVLLLDWDAQANITQLYVGQADKSVFHSLGYKEESKVDISEIIVNLAPGLDLVPSSIHLANFTTPYERDDFDLLKEALLPIRSSYEYIIIDCPPSLGLILENALIAADLVLVPIQTRAFSVQGLKDLHGTIEKIRKKANPGLGLLGAVLNQYEDSRALSGLAETVRKYFPVFDSVVYRREAIPQSQAKRKLLSEYDPKAMQMFSTLAEEVMRRANGKKI, from the coding sequence GTGAAAGCCAAAGTTTTAAGTGTAGAAGAAGTCCTCTCCGAATACGTTTTAAGTTCGGAAGATGAGTTTCTGGAGAAGGCGGAAAAATGGTCCCTGCCCAAAGACAATAAGGGAAAGTATAAGACCGATGTTTTGGATAAATACTTCTCCAAAAAAATGAAACATTCTTACGAATCAGTGATCATCGCGGTATCCAATCAAAAAGGTGGAGAAGGTAAAACTACAGTTTCCATATGCCTTGCGGAAGCTTTGGCAAAGGCAGGCAAAAAAGTCCTGCTATTAGATTGGGATGCTCAGGCAAATATCACTCAGTTGTACGTTGGCCAGGCTGATAAATCGGTCTTTCATAGTTTGGGTTATAAGGAAGAATCTAAAGTAGATATTTCTGAAATTATTGTGAACTTGGCTCCCGGTTTGGATCTGGTTCCTTCTTCCATTCATTTGGCAAATTTTACGACTCCATATGAGAGAGATGATTTCGATCTTTTGAAAGAAGCACTTTTGCCGATCCGTTCTTCTTATGAATATATTATTATAGATTGTCCTCCTTCTCTTGGTTTGATCTTGGAGAATGCTTTGATCGCGGCGGATCTTGTTTTGGTCCCGATCCAGACTCGTGCTTTTAGTGTGCAGGGCCTGAAAGACCTTCATGGTACAATCGAGAAGATCCGTAAAAAGGCAAATCCCGGTCTTGGACTTTTGGGTGCGGTATTAAATCAGTATGAGGATTCGAGAGCTCTTTCCGGTCTTGCTGAAACTGTCCGGAAATATTTCCCAGTGTTCGATTCTGTAGTGTACAGAAGAGAAGCAATTCCTCAGTCCCAAGCAAAACGTAAACTTTTATCCGAATATGATCCTAAAGCGATGCAGATGTTTTCTACTTTGGCGGAAGAAGTAATGAGGAGAGCAAATGGCAAAAAGATCTGA
- a CDS encoding NADPH-dependent FMN reductase: MKIGIIVGSQQKVSQSAKVGEFLNSKLKEMSVETWTLDLGKNPLPLYDSTQTSDDKLWMGLWKPIDENLKSSEGFVIITPEYGGMASPAIKNFFLHAGLVQLGHKPGLLVSVSSGRGGAFPINEMRASSYKNTKICYIPEQLIFRDVEHLINGGEPVSPEDSFIRERSGFALKILVAYANSLSEIRESGVVQDPRFKNGMS; this comes from the coding sequence ATGAAAATTGGAATCATTGTTGGCTCCCAACAAAAAGTATCTCAATCTGCTAAAGTAGGTGAATTTTTAAATTCTAAATTAAAAGAAATGTCCGTGGAAACTTGGACATTGGATCTGGGAAAAAATCCTCTTCCTCTTTACGATTCAACTCAGACAAGCGATGATAAACTCTGGATGGGTCTTTGGAAACCTATCGATGAAAACTTAAAAAGTTCCGAAGGTTTTGTTATTATCACTCCTGAGTATGGTGGGATGGCGAGTCCTGCGATTAAAAATTTCTTCCTTCATGCTGGGCTTGTTCAGTTGGGTCATAAACCCGGGCTTCTTGTTTCTGTTTCTTCAGGTAGAGGCGGGGCTTTCCCGATCAATGAGATGAGAGCAAGCAGTTATAAAAATACCAAGATCTGTTATATCCCCGAACAATTGATCTTTAGAGATGTGGAACATTTGATCAATGGAGGAGAACCTGTTTCTCCGGAAGATAGTTTTATCAGGGAGAGAAGTGGATTTGCTCTTAAGATCTTAGTTGCCTATGCAAATTCTTTGTCGGAGATCCGCGAATCCGGTGTGGTCCAGGATCCAAGATTTAAGAACGGAATGTCCTGA
- a CDS encoding RNA polymerase sigma factor, giving the protein MQNSEILPHLFRNEYTKIVSVLCKHIGFERLEIAEEIASETFLTATEAWGIKGNPENPTAWLYAVAKNKAKNYLQRNSVFQNKILPELTKSQPEPSESEIDLSPENIYDSQLGMMFAVCHPSISQESQVGLSLRILCGFGIEEIADAFLTNKETINKRLFRAKEKLREEKIPIQYPEPGELEDRLDSVLSTIYLLFNEGYHSISQNQTLRKDLCLEAIRLCSMLVENQITNKPQVYALLSLMCFHTSRFDARQDENGEQILYQDQDINLWNYDLIAKGEIFLTKAASGTKLTKYHLEAGIAYWHTQKEDTKEKWENILQLYNRLLQIQYSPIAALNRTYALSKANGKEEAIIEAEKLDLKENHFYFALLGELYLDMDRSKSESHFRKALSLAKTSQAKISIQKKIDQFTK; this is encoded by the coding sequence ATGCAAAACTCGGAGATATTACCCCATTTATTCAGAAATGAATATACTAAAATTGTCTCCGTTCTTTGCAAACATATAGGTTTCGAAAGATTGGAAATCGCCGAAGAGATCGCAAGCGAGACTTTTCTAACCGCGACTGAGGCCTGGGGAATCAAAGGAAATCCGGAAAACCCGACAGCCTGGCTTTACGCAGTGGCAAAAAATAAGGCCAAAAATTATCTGCAAAGAAATTCAGTCTTTCAAAACAAAATCCTTCCCGAACTTACCAAATCACAACCAGAGCCTTCGGAATCGGAAATAGATCTTTCACCGGAGAATATCTACGATAGCCAACTCGGAATGATGTTTGCGGTATGCCATCCTTCCATTTCTCAAGAATCTCAAGTTGGACTTTCTCTCCGGATCTTATGCGGATTCGGGATAGAAGAGATAGCCGATGCCTTCTTAACAAATAAAGAAACGATCAATAAGCGATTATTCAGAGCGAAAGAAAAATTAAGAGAAGAAAAGATCCCCATCCAATATCCGGAACCGGGAGAATTAGAAGATCGATTGGATTCCGTACTCTCTACGATCTATCTATTATTTAACGAGGGATATCACTCGATCAGCCAAAATCAAACTTTACGAAAAGATCTTTGTTTAGAAGCGATCCGTCTTTGTAGTATGCTTGTAGAAAACCAGATCACCAATAAACCGCAAGTCTATGCACTTCTATCATTGATGTGTTTTCATACGTCTAGATTCGATGCAAGGCAAGACGAAAATGGAGAACAGATCCTTTACCAAGATCAGGATATAAATCTTTGGAATTACGATCTGATCGCCAAGGGTGAAATTTTTCTGACCAAGGCGGCGAGTGGGACCAAACTTACAAAGTATCATCTGGAAGCAGGAATTGCTTATTGGCATACCCAAAAGGAAGATACGAAAGAAAAATGGGAAAATATTTTGCAATTATACAATCGTCTACTTCAAATACAATATTCTCCAATTGCTGCTTTGAATAGAACATACGCTCTTTCTAAGGCAAACGGAAAAGAAGAAGCAATTATAGAAGCGGAAAAATTAGATCTGAAAGAAAATCATTTTTACTTTGCTCTTTTAGGAGAATTGTATTTAGATATGGATAGATCTAAGTCGGAGTCGCATTTTCGCAAAGCGCTTTCACTCGCAAAAACTTCTCAGGCCAAGATCAGTATCCAGAAAAAGATCGATCAATTCACAAAATAA
- a CDS encoding SRPBCC family protein has translation MPKTKNTKHISVTIPVAQKTAYEYLSEPKNFPEWASGLCKSISPLENGEWSIDSPMGKLTAKFTDKNPYGILDHYVIFNPENISYNPLRIIENGEGSELIFTLFQTEGMTAEKFEEDSNWIKKDLEELKGILMKKFSA, from the coding sequence ATGCCTAAGACAAAAAACACAAAACATATCAGCGTCACTATCCCTGTTGCTCAAAAAACAGCTTACGAATACCTTTCCGAACCTAAAAATTTTCCGGAATGGGCTTCAGGCTTATGCAAATCCATTTCTCCCTTAGAAAACGGAGAATGGTCTATCGATTCACCCATGGGTAAATTGACTGCTAAATTTACGGACAAAAACCCGTACGGTATCTTAGATCATTATGTAATATTCAACCCTGAGAATATTTCTTATAACCCTCTCAGGATTATAGAGAATGGAGAGGGGAGTGAGCTGATCTTTACGTTATTCCAAACGGAAGGAATGACTGCTGAAAAATTCGAAGAGGATTCCAACTGGATCAAAAAAGATCTAGAAGAACTTAAAGGAATTTTAATGAAGAAATTCTCCGCTTGA
- the hemH gene encoding ferrochelatase produces MKNKLLLINLGGPRNPQEIPKFLKDLFEDPLVFDLPLPEFLRIKLARKIAEKRAKKVEETYASMGFGGGSPLVAETEKQAKGLKKLLEESGEKWEVKTAMCCGYPDIRELPSEWTDPKEGVVLLPLFPHFSRSTVLSTAMLMEKQLGYCPASNPLWVRPFSDRKEYLESIRDLVLDFFQGKLSENDFLHLKQEQIPDWQDLDIVFSAHGIPLRLIKKGDVYTKEIEENVQALTSLLREKGYKGQIHLSYQSRVGPSKWTTPNTLDKIQELGQKGTKRIAVYPISFISDHLETLEEIGVQIRDHALQNGISEYYRIPAPGTYPAFLEALAKFVFEAKYSAQKGRQLSCICKASGGWDPKKEKVTCDCG; encoded by the coding sequence ATGAAAAATAAACTTTTACTGATCAACTTGGGCGGGCCCAGAAACCCCCAAGAAATCCCAAAATTTCTGAAAGACCTATTCGAAGATCCTTTAGTATTCGATCTTCCTCTTCCTGAATTCCTAAGGATTAAACTTGCTAGAAAAATTGCAGAGAAAAGAGCCAAAAAAGTAGAAGAGACCTACGCTTCCATGGGATTCGGAGGAGGCTCCCCTCTTGTAGCAGAAACTGAAAAACAAGCAAAAGGTTTAAAAAAACTTTTAGAAGAGTCCGGAGAAAAATGGGAAGTTAAGACGGCAATGTGCTGCGGATATCCGGACATCAGAGAGTTACCATCCGAGTGGACGGATCCGAAAGAAGGAGTGGTACTTCTTCCACTATTTCCTCATTTCTCCAGATCAACAGTTCTTTCCACAGCAATGCTTATGGAAAAACAGTTGGGATACTGCCCTGCTTCCAACCCACTATGGGTGAGACCATTCTCAGATAGGAAGGAATATTTAGAATCCATCCGAGACTTAGTCCTCGATTTTTTCCAAGGCAAACTTTCAGAAAATGATTTTCTTCATCTCAAACAAGAACAAATCCCAGATTGGCAAGATCTAGATATAGTTTTCAGTGCACATGGGATCCCTCTTAGATTAATTAAGAAAGGAGATGTATATACGAAAGAGATTGAAGAGAATGTGCAAGCACTGACTTCTCTTCTGAGAGAAAAAGGTTATAAAGGACAAATTCATTTATCTTATCAGAGTAGGGTAGGGCCAAGTAAATGGACCACTCCAAACACTTTAGATAAGATCCAAGAGTTAGGGCAAAAAGGAACCAAACGGATCGCAGTATATCCGATCAGTTTTATCAGCGATCATCTCGAAACATTAGAAGAGATCGGAGTTCAGATTAGAGACCATGCACTCCAAAATGGGATCTCAGAATATTATAGAATTCCTGCACCGGGAACATATCCGGCATTTTTAGAAGCTTTAGCAAAATTCGTTTTCGAGGCAAAATATTCTGCACAAAAAGGCAGACAGCTAAGTTGTATCTGCAAGGCCTCGGGCGGATGGGATCCGAAAAAAGAAAAAGTAACTTGTGATTGTGGATGA
- a CDS encoding ParB/RepB/Spo0J family partition protein → MAKRSDFAGLDLLTAFGGDESLKKEILLSDILTNPEQPRVFGKEDVSDLVESMKRLGLIEPIVVRKLGKKFQIVAGERRFQAAKLIGWKSIPVVETEASEDRCYEIALAENEKRKSLNPWEVGRAIQFLRKERKKTAEEVGKILGYTERYVKQLSSIARLDQKSVSELLKSGSDLSVKNLETLLKKKEGRGGEMISPRKPGEKVTLDLKPLSVKNRESFLRELSNLKKKYGLS, encoded by the coding sequence ATGGCAAAAAGATCTGATTTTGCAGGGCTGGATTTATTAACAGCTTTTGGTGGGGATGAATCCCTTAAAAAAGAAATTCTTCTTTCTGATATTTTAACTAATCCGGAACAACCTAGGGTTTTTGGAAAAGAAGATGTGAGCGATCTTGTGGAGTCTATGAAACGTTTGGGTTTGATAGAGCCGATCGTTGTCCGTAAATTAGGCAAGAAGTTCCAGATCGTAGCCGGTGAAAGAAGATTCCAGGCAGCAAAACTCATAGGCTGGAAGTCCATTCCGGTAGTAGAGACAGAAGCTTCCGAAGATAGATGTTATGAGATCGCCTTGGCAGAGAACGAAAAACGTAAAAGTCTAAATCCTTGGGAAGTAGGAAGGGCGATCCAGTTCTTAAGGAAAGAAAGAAAAAAGACCGCAGAAGAAGTCGGCAAGATACTAGGTTACACGGAAAGATATGTAAAACAGTTGAGCTCGATCGCAAGGTTGGATCAAAAATCTGTTTCAGAATTACTCAAAAGTGGAAGTGATCTTTCGGTCAAAAACCTGGAAACCCTCCTGAAAAAGAAAGAAGGACGGGGGGGTGAAATGATTTCACCCCGTAAACCTGGAGAAAAGGTTACCCTGGATCTTAAACCTCTAAGCGTTAAGAATAGAGAATCTTTTCTAAGGGAACTTTCTAACTTAAAGAAAAAATACGGTTTAAGCTAA
- a CDS encoding putative porin has protein sequence MKIQIRIITTLFCLFATGPLLAQEPESPKDIRSETKLPGTEVPQTKIQTLLSELMTRSSITGLVGENGGQHIFESGTKFPNLSGLKAGSRITYNREFEYGGIGLKHWWETWEINLEYRTTFKNQRTGEGRDEDFFLGSVSREKGTKIDFANASFYDTPYTFTGTQNFADGRGKLKMKDDRIGLLGRKYFGTANPDPRKPGSGLYLTGGAYYTYYKYYLYDVTQWIATSPVTYGPIGIGLSYSISTWEIPFGFGYRYSNGTWMLEASLSGNVWYSHFRDYHYQRNLNFIGDSSGFGVETNLGAGYILPSWLFFLKLTEHRLYGEGSFQTQGGINREDVLSNYSGRYRNYLSTKQYSVEFQVSHFL, from the coding sequence ATGAAAATTCAGATTCGAATTATAACCACACTATTCTGCCTATTTGCCACAGGCCCATTGCTCGCACAAGAGCCCGAATCTCCCAAGGATATAAGATCAGAAACTAAACTCCCGGGAACCGAGGTGCCCCAAACAAAAATCCAGACACTTCTATCCGAACTAATGACCAGAAGTTCCATCACAGGTCTTGTGGGGGAAAACGGAGGCCAACATATTTTTGAATCAGGCACAAAGTTCCCTAATTTATCCGGGCTAAAAGCGGGATCCAGGATCACGTATAACAGAGAGTTCGAATATGGTGGGATCGGATTAAAACATTGGTGGGAAACTTGGGAGATCAACCTGGAATACAGGACAACTTTCAAGAACCAAAGAACCGGAGAGGGAAGGGACGAGGACTTTTTTCTTGGTAGCGTAAGCAGGGAAAAGGGGACAAAGATCGATTTCGCAAACGCAAGTTTTTACGATACACCTTACACATTCACGGGGACCCAAAACTTTGCCGATGGAAGAGGGAAACTGAAGATGAAAGATGATCGAATCGGTCTCCTTGGCAGAAAATATTTCGGCACAGCAAATCCTGATCCAAGAAAACCAGGCTCAGGTCTTTATCTTACTGGCGGCGCTTATTATACTTATTATAAATATTATCTATACGATGTGACACAATGGATCGCCACTTCCCCCGTGACTTATGGTCCAATCGGAATTGGGCTTAGTTATTCTATTTCTACCTGGGAAATCCCATTCGGGTTCGGTTATAGATATTCCAATGGAACTTGGATGTTAGAAGCAAGCCTCTCTGGAAATGTTTGGTATTCACATTTCAGGGATTATCATTACCAAAGAAATTTAAATTTCATCGGGGATTCTTCCGGCTTCGGAGTAGAAACAAATTTAGGCGCAGGATATATCCTACCCTCTTGGTTATTTTTCCTAAAATTAACTGAGCATAGATTATACGGAGAAGGAAGTTTCCAGACCCAAGGCGGCATAAACAGGGAAGACGTTCTTTCAAATTATTCAGGAAGGTATAGAAACTATCTGAGCACAAAACAGTACTCGGTCGAATTCCAAGTGAGCCATTTTTTATGA
- a CDS encoding YciI family protein has translation MDEYLILMRLDLITKEAQPSPEQMQVYMKMYQDWVGGIAAQNKFVGGTGLSTEGKVIKSGQIITDGPFAETKESIAGFITIKAENFEEAASIAKGCPILNGPGNSVEVRKIMGADNTR, from the coding sequence ATGGACGAATATTTAATCTTAATGCGACTAGATCTGATCACAAAGGAAGCGCAACCTTCTCCGGAACAAATGCAAGTGTATATGAAAATGTACCAGGACTGGGTGGGAGGAATTGCCGCTCAAAACAAATTCGTGGGCGGAACAGGACTATCTACCGAAGGTAAAGTGATCAAATCCGGACAAATTATCACTGACGGACCATTTGCAGAAACGAAAGAATCCATAGCAGGTTTTATCACGATCAAGGCCGAAAATTTCGAAGAGGCAGCCAGTATTGCCAAAGGATGTCCTATTCTAAATGGGCCAGGAAATAGTGTAGAAGTCAGAAAAATTATGGGCGCAGACAATACACGTTAA
- a CDS encoding SDR family NAD(P)-dependent oxidoreductase gives MSKGPHKKKIIITGASSGIGRELALLYGKAGHDLAITSRRKNVLEGIAKEIRSFNKGGKVILASLDVSESEDNFKVLPKLAKELGGVDLFIANAGISTNSSFGKKSFEADKKVIDTNLIGLMAGISALQPIFREQRSGQIVGISSVASFRGLPGSASYSTSKAAVSTYLEALRGEVRKFGIKVTVIHPGFIDTPINQKLETRPFLVSAEKGAKKIYNRIESGVRSATVPWFPWALIGVLMRSLPEFLWEKIGPR, from the coding sequence ATGTCCAAAGGTCCTCATAAGAAAAAAATTATTATCACTGGGGCTAGCTCCGGTATCGGCAGAGAGCTTGCTCTTTTATACGGAAAGGCAGGTCATGATCTGGCTATTACTTCCAGAAGGAAAAATGTTTTAGAAGGTATCGCGAAAGAGATCCGTTCTTTTAATAAAGGAGGCAAGGTGATCTTGGCTTCTTTGGATGTTTCTGAATCAGAAGATAATTTTAAAGTTCTGCCTAAACTTGCAAAGGAGCTTGGTGGAGTGGACCTATTCATTGCAAATGCTGGGATTTCTACCAACTCTTCTTTCGGTAAAAAAAGTTTCGAAGCGGATAAGAAGGTAATCGATACAAATTTGATCGGACTTATGGCCGGTATCTCCGCTTTACAGCCGATCTTTAGAGAACAGAGAAGTGGGCAGATCGTAGGAATTTCTTCCGTAGCTTCTTTTAGAGGTCTTCCCGGTTCAGCAAGTTATTCTACTTCTAAGGCTGCAGTTTCTACTTATCTAGAGGCATTAAGGGGAGAAGTTCGAAAATTCGGTATAAAGGTTACCGTTATTCACCCAGGTTTTATAGACACTCCAATCAATCAAAAGTTGGAAACCCGTCCTTTTCTTGTTTCCGCGGAAAAAGGCGCTAAAAAAATTTACAATAGGATAGAGTCAGGAGTTCGATCTGCTACTGTGCCTTGGTTCCCTTGGGCATTGATCGGGGTTCTGATGAGATCTCTTCCTGAGTTTTTATGGGAGAAGATCGGGCCTAGATAA